A single window of Oreochromis aureus strain Israel breed Guangdong linkage group 7, ZZ_aureus, whole genome shotgun sequence DNA harbors:
- the niban2a gene encoding protein Niban 2a, translated as MGDVVSSHLDEDRREMITVRTRQWMKEFGQVYEQQYAVALFNSVRFEIEGGGGTQSQLLHRKDPLAGRTIFSGSLFQYLEENRKWRNRFVFVPNDYTINLYESKAAHERGLHPKVTINCAGYKALTSMEEYMELINKSLPGVKAKVGSNPFIKCATGFPLILWHPYARHHYFCVMTEKEQKKWHAVLQDCVRDSNNGLPENCTVKTPAFTDAVRLHRQARGQYGTWDMMCGTPPQILANLVMESLHPDIRNMIVPRLKGKMQQRQKNWMLISDAVYKQVLFQTTGQYEALVEACEAQRGPLDARLRTDMDQLITSKEHVSSKLRALVLPKAEQILRTNIQPYINSILEALMDPTSRGFAEVRDVFFREMVEISKNSLNGGGKEKMGENMERLSMLAFHPVKMQSCYEKVEELNLEGLQQRFDVSSPSVFISRAQILMREQMDNAVYTFEQLLNQSLEAQGDSDMCKITQRCQDRVLKKYDYDSSSVRKKFFREALLQIIIPYMLQQLAPSCSPELPRFKELIFEDFSRFLLIENMFEEVVLQSVSKDIMMAVKEAAVQRRHNLYRDSIILTNSDPNLHLLGENPQVDWATKFGGDEPEGSVSSADEGRVFGRRRKQVVSMIQPDGVPLPYESCLEVPGVELIPEEDAEMFLSKEEDQLENEEDQLGKEEDLGPKSPDSVNEIRDLINPVVEVVVPVSKVEQSEITNKTEATTGSITVEDGVKEDVTHVTTVVETVPKGSLQEKTSPQAILQQLAASKKQEVDKDEAAIQNAIEKLEIAVQEDESEQITEISAAESDHESSPPLVTDSSSREDSGFQSPTSEGPVTNGLNGEEKIVDPVEVEVVLS; from the exons ATGGGGGACGTGGTTTCCTCTCACCTGGATGAGGATAGGCGGGAGATGATTACAG TTCGGACCAGACAATGGATGAAAGAGTTCGGCCAAGTGTACGAGCAGCAGTATGCAGTCGCTCTGTTCAACAGTGTCCGCTTTGAGatagaaggaggaggagggacgCAGTCTCAGCTGCTTCACAGAAAG GACCCTCTGGCAGGTCGCACCATCTTCTCAGGGAGTCTGTTTCAGTACCTGGAGGAGAATCGGAAATGGAGGAACCGTTTTGTCTTCGTGCCCAATGACTACACCATAAACCTCTATGAGAGCAAAGCT GCACACGAACGGGGACTGCACCCAAAAGTAACCATCAACTGCGCCGGGTACAAGGCCCTCACCTCAATGGAGGAGTACATGGAGCTGATTAATAAAAGCCTGCCAG GTGTCAAGGCCAAAGTGGGCAGTAACCCATTCATCAAGTGTGCAACTGGGTTCCCCCTCATCCTGTGGCACCCATACGCCCGCCACCACTACTTCTGTGTGATGACTGAGAAGGAGCAGAAGAAGTGGCACGCTGTGCTGCAGGATTGCGTCAGAGACAGTAACAATG GTCTGCCGGAGAACTGCACTGTTAAAACGCCGGCATTCACCGACGCTGTGAGACTCCACAGACAAGCCCGAGGACAATATGGGACCTGGGATATGATGTGTGGAACACCACCACAG ATTTTGGCTAATCTGGTGATGGAGAGCCTCCACCCTGACATAAGAAACATGATTGTCCCTCGCCTGAAGGGGAAGATGCAGCAGAGGCAGAAGAACTGGATGCTG ATATCGGATGCCGTGTACAAGCAGGTGTTGTTTCAGACCACCGGGCAGTACGAAGCTCTAGTTGAAGCCTGCGAGGCCCAGAGAGGCCCACTAGACGCCAGGCTGCGAACCGACATGGACCAGCTCATCACGTCTAAAGAACATGTCAGCAGCAAGCTCCGAG CTCTAGTGCTGCCAAAAGCAGAGCAGATCCTGCGGACCAACATCCAGCCCTACATCAACTCCATTTTGGAGGCGCTGATGGACCCCACCAGCCGAGGTTTCGCCGAGGTCAGGGATGTTTTCTTCAGGGAGATGGTGGAGATCAGCAAGAACTCACTCAACGGAGGGGGCAAAGAAAAAATGGGAGAG aaCATGGAAAGGCTGTCAATGCTTGCCTTCCATCCAGTGAAAATGCAGAGCTGCTACGAGAAGGTGGAAGAGCTCAACCTGGAAGGACTGCAGCAGAGGTTCGACGTCTCCAGTCCATCTGTGTTCATCAGTAGGGCTCAGATCCTTATGAGGGAG caaatggaCAATGCAGTGTACACATTTGAACAGCTGCTTAACCAGTCCTTAGAGGCCCAGGGAGACAGTGACATGTGCAAGATCACCCAGAGATGCCAGGACAGAGTTCTCaag AAATATGACTATGACAGCAGCTCGGTGCGCAAGAAGTTCTTCAGGGAGGCTCTGCTGCAGATCATCATCCCCTACATGCTGCAGCAGCTCGCGCCATCCTGCTCACCC GAGCTGCCTCGTTTCAAGGAGCTAATCTTTGAGGACTTCTCGCGTTTTCTGTTGATAGAAAATATGTTTGAGGAAGTGGTGCTGCAGTCTGTCTCCAAAGACATAATGATGG CTGTAAaggaggcagctgtgcagaGGAGACATAACCTCTACAGGGACAGCATCATTCTGACCAACAGCGACCCCAACCTGCACCTGCTTGGGGAAAACCCCCAGGTGGACTGGGCCACCAAATTTGGCGGTGATGAGCCGGAGGGCTCTGTCAGCAGTGCAGATGAAGGAAGGGTTTTTGGGAGAAGACGCAAGCAGGTGGTGTCAATGATACAGCCTGACGGGGTGCCTCTGCCCTATGAATCCTGCCTGGAGGTCCCAGGGGTGGAGCTGATCCCCGAGGAGGATGCTGAGATGTTTCTGAGCAAAGAGGAGGACCAGTTGGAGAATGAGGAGGACCAGTTGGGAAAAGAGGAGGACCTCGGCCCCAAGTCTCCTGATAGCGTGAATGAAATCAGGGACTTGATAAATCCGGTGGTTGAGgtggtggtgccagtgtccaaGGTGGAGCAGAGTGAAATCACCAACAAAACAGAGGCGACCACTGGCAGCATCACCGTGGAGGATGGGGTCAAGGAGGACGTGACTCACGTCACCACTGTGGTGGAGACCGTTCCAAAGGGGTCTCTGCAAGAGAAGACGTCCCCACAGGcaatcctccagcagctggcaGCGAGCAAGAAGCAGGAAGTCGATAAGGACGAAGCAGCCATCCAGAACGCCATCGAGAAGCTAGAGATAGCAGTGCAGGAAGATGAAAGTGAACAGATTACCGAGATCTCTGCAGCTGAATCAGATCATGAGTCCTCCCCACCACTGGTTACAGACTCCAGCTCACGTGAGGACAGCGGCTTCCAGTCACCCACCAGCGAGGGACCAGTCACAAATGGTCTGAATGGAGAGGAAAAGATCGTCGACCCCGTAGAAGTGGAGGTTGTTTTATCATAA
- the slc31a2 gene encoding probable low affinity copper uptake protein 2: MRMTFGVSSSVTLLFDFWDVHTPAGMVVSVLVVLLLTVFYEVLKVWRLWLGNPSKLTQPQSPYDAPPSSRCDSISVLDCSPSESSLTPIASVVTPQSTRNSWLLHIIQTVLHMLQVSLAYMLMLCVMSYNTWIFLGVIAGSVLGYFISFPLLGRM, encoded by the exons ATGACTTTTGGGGTGTCAAGCAGTGTGACGCTGCTGTTCGACTTCTGGGATGTGCACACCCCTGCAG GGATGGTGGTGTCAGTGCTGGTGGTCTTGCTTCTGACTGTCTTTTACGAGGTGCTTAAAGTATGGAGATTGTGGCTGGGGAATCCCTCCAAGCTGACCCAGCCTCAGTCTCCATATGACGCCCCACCATCTTCCCGCTGCGACAGCATCTCTGTCCTGGACTGCAGCCCCTCTGAATCCTCACTGACCCCTATAGCATCAGTCGTTACACCTCAAAGTACCAGGAACAG CTGGTTGTTGCACATCATACAGACGGTCCTCCACATGCTGCAGGTGTCTCTGGCCTACATGCTGATGCTGTGCGTCATGTCCTATAACACCTGGATATTCCTCGGGGTCATCGCAGGGTCGGTCCTCGGTTATTTTATCTCATTTCCTCTCTTAGGTCGGATGTGA